One genomic segment of Rivularia sp. PCC 7116 includes these proteins:
- a CDS encoding sugar transferase: MSPPESFSLNYQFPHASRTSIAKRLIDILGAIVGLVITAVVAIPVAIATLLDNPGPIFYSQIRCGNDGTTFRIWKFRSMVIDAEKLKHLVKNEANGHIFKCVEDPRITRVGRLLRRTSLDELPQFWNVLKGEMSLVGTRPPTPDEVMKYQPHHWERLRVKPGMTGEWQANGRSSIKDFEDIVKMDLDYQRKWSVSYDLFLIFKTIWVVFNKSGAC; encoded by the coding sequence ATGAGTCCACCGGAATCATTTAGCTTAAATTACCAATTTCCTCATGCTTCGCGAACGAGTATCGCGAAAAGATTGATTGATATATTAGGGGCAATTGTAGGGTTAGTTATAACTGCTGTAGTTGCTATTCCAGTAGCAATTGCGACTTTGTTAGATAATCCCGGACCTATTTTTTACAGTCAAATTCGCTGTGGAAATGATGGAACAACTTTCCGTATATGGAAATTTCGTTCTATGGTTATAGATGCCGAGAAATTAAAGCATTTAGTAAAAAACGAAGCTAACGGTCATATATTTAAATGTGTAGAAGATCCTCGCATTACCCGCGTGGGTAGATTATTACGCCGGACAAGTTTAGATGAACTACCTCAATTTTGGAACGTACTCAAAGGAGAAATGAGTTTGGTGGGAACTCGTCCACCTACTCCCGATGAAGTCATGAAATACCAACCACACCACTGGGAAAGGTTGCGAGTTAAACCCGGTATGACTGGAGAATGGCAAGCTAATGGTCGTTCTAGTATTAAAGATTTTGAGGATATAGTCAAAATGGATTTGGACTATCAGCGTAAATGGTCTGTATCTTATGATTTATTTCTAATATTTAAGACTATTTGGGTAGTATTTAACAAAAGTGGTGCTTGTTAG
- a CDS encoding Crp/Fnr family transcriptional regulator — protein sequence MEDRNSLHTPAKELTFSTVFFEGLPKNTIKSALSNLVSRSHPANQVILLENDWGGSVYFILEGWVKIRTYNLEGKELTLNILGKGELFGEMAALDEVPRSTDVITLTSTQIGSLPSQDFIKLLNTEPLAGVRLAQLMARRLRQVNRRLRLRESDSTSRVADTLLFLAEGQGIEGSTGVEIPNLPHRELSSLSGLARETVTRVLTRLEKKKLIKRSGEVICIPDVSALEKMII from the coding sequence ATGGAAGATAGGAATAGCTTGCATACCCCCGCCAAAGAATTAACCTTCTCAACTGTTTTTTTTGAAGGTTTACCGAAAAATACGATTAAATCGGCTTTAAGTAATCTTGTTAGCCGTTCTCACCCAGCAAATCAAGTTATTTTGCTCGAAAATGACTGGGGGGGTTCCGTATATTTTATTTTGGAGGGTTGGGTTAAAATTCGCACTTACAATTTAGAAGGCAAAGAATTAACGCTTAATATTTTAGGTAAAGGGGAATTATTCGGCGAAATGGCTGCGTTAGATGAAGTACCTCGCTCTACAGATGTGATTACTTTAACTTCAACGCAAATCGGTAGTTTACCATCACAGGATTTTATCAAATTACTTAATACAGAGCCTTTAGCAGGAGTGCGGTTGGCACAATTGATGGCAAGACGCTTAAGGCAAGTTAATCGACGCTTACGGTTGCGCGAATCGGATTCAACTTCTCGCGTCGCAGATACTTTATTATTTTTAGCAGAAGGACAAGGAATTGAAGGTTCCACAGGTGTGGAAATCCCTAACTTACCCCACCGGGAATTAAGCAGTTTAAGCGGATTGGCGCGAGAAACCGTAACAAGAGTATTAACTAGGTTAGAAAAGAAAAAGCTGATTAAACGCAGTGGGGAAGTTATTTGTATTCCCGATGTATCAGCATTAGAAAAAATGATAATTTAA
- a CDS encoding DUF2232 domain-containing protein, translating into MDIVSSSPDDKGGNSSFNGKTSNHTDNQNLARPQLQTDAPLKMVETAFLASTASLIWFINFYFPLGLLKVFFPIPIALVYLRWNSRAAWMSALTSGLLLLVLMGPTRSMLFVIPYAFMGVLLGSTWQRGVPWIVSISLATLLGAIGVFFRLWLLSLLSGQDLWIYLINQVTNFLEWLFVNLGFLTVPNPFLIQIGAICLILLNNFIYLFVVHIAAWLLLDRLGNSIPRPPQWVQVLMDYD; encoded by the coding sequence ATGGATATTGTTAGTTCTTCACCAGACGATAAAGGAGGTAATAGTTCCTTTAATGGCAAAACATCCAACCATACGGACAATCAAAATTTAGCCCGTCCCCAGCTTCAAACCGATGCACCATTAAAAATGGTGGAAACGGCATTTTTAGCAAGCACCGCTAGTTTAATTTGGTTTATTAATTTTTATTTTCCTTTAGGTCTTCTCAAGGTTTTCTTTCCCATACCCATTGCTTTAGTTTATCTACGCTGGAATAGCCGAGCTGCATGGATGTCAGCATTAACCTCTGGCTTGCTGCTATTAGTGTTAATGGGGCCTACTAGGAGTATGCTATTTGTAATACCTTATGCTTTTATGGGCGTACTTCTCGGCTCTACCTGGCAGCGTGGCGTTCCCTGGATTGTCTCGATTAGTTTGGCTACTCTATTAGGCGCAATCGGTGTATTTTTTCGATTATGGTTACTATCGCTACTCTCAGGTCAAGATCTATGGATTTATTTGATTAATCAAGTAACTAATTTTTTGGAATGGTTATTCGTCAATTTGGGATTTCTTACGGTTCCTAATCCCTTCCTGATTCAAATAGGTGCCATTTGCTTAATATTACTTAATAATTTTATATATTTATTCGTAGTGCATATAGCAGCATGGTTATTATTAGATCGTTTAGGAAATTCTATACCGCGTCCACCGCAGTGGGTACAGGTTCTGATGGACTATGACTAA
- the cobT gene encoding nicotinate mononucleotide-dependent phosphoribosyltransferase CobT: MLSIHTNITQSESWISKYRGKKPLFACVLGFTETGLIPGISAAGSTPDDRKYTALADAEFLYYGADRKGQYPLPPLIAGASPVFITRAVVEELNIPVYLFNAGLLVLPTVPTIDLEGVPAKCLSQGAAMDIATVRHLFNQGMIWGEKLSLQQENGYLVIGECVVGGTTTALAVLTGLGISAGGMINSSHPVCNHAQKWEIVQAGLRNMRLPDNQTRVQKEIENIDPLQIVASVGDPMQAAVAGMAISASRNSGVLLAGGTQMLAVFALASAICEFYHLSWQPKEIVVGTTRWVACDSTGKTVELAQEIARERAIAPSLLATELSFENSRYVQLQAYEQGFVKEGMGAGGACIAAYLNENWQQKQLLEAIEAQLSRYWQI, encoded by the coding sequence ATGCTCAGCATTCATACAAACATTACTCAAAGCGAATCTTGGATATCTAAATATCGAGGTAAAAAACCTTTATTTGCTTGCGTTCTAGGTTTTACAGAAACAGGCTTAATTCCTGGGATTTCCGCAGCTGGCAGCACTCCCGATGACCGAAAATATACAGCGCTCGCTGATGCTGAATTTTTATACTATGGAGCGGATAGAAAAGGGCAATATCCTTTACCTCCACTGATTGCGGGTGCTTCTCCAGTATTTATTACTCGCGCTGTAGTGGAAGAGTTAAATATTCCAGTTTATTTATTTAATGCAGGTTTATTAGTTTTACCAACCGTGCCAACAATCGATTTAGAAGGCGTACCAGCTAAATGTTTAAGTCAAGGTGCGGCAATGGATATAGCAACGGTACGGCATTTATTTAATCAAGGAATGATTTGGGGTGAAAAACTTTCGCTTCAGCAAGAAAATGGATATTTGGTTATAGGTGAGTGCGTTGTTGGTGGAACTACTACTGCTTTAGCTGTGTTAACGGGCTTAGGTATTTCCGCAGGAGGTATGATTAATAGTTCTCACCCGGTTTGTAATCATGCACAGAAATGGGAGATTGTCCAAGCAGGATTGAGGAATATGAGACTGCCAGACAACCAGACAAGGGTACAAAAGGAAATTGAGAATATAGATCCGCTTCAAATAGTTGCGAGTGTGGGAGATCCAATGCAGGCTGCTGTGGCTGGAATGGCTATTTCTGCAAGTCGTAATAGTGGTGTTTTGCTTGCTGGCGGTACGCAAATGTTAGCCGTTTTTGCCTTGGCAAGCGCAATTTGTGAGTTTTATCATCTTTCTTGGCAACCTAAAGAAATAGTAGTTGGTACTACTCGCTGGGTTGCCTGCGATTCTACTGGTAAAACAGTGGAATTAGCCCAAGAAATAGCTAGAGAAAGGGCGATAGCACCATCTCTACTTGCTACAGAACTGTCTTTTGAGAATTCCCGTTACGTACAGTTACAAGCTTACGAACAAGGCTTTGTTAAAGAGGGTATGGGTGCTGGGGGAGCTTGCATTGCTGCTTATTTAAATGAAAACTGGCAGCAAAAACAACTGTTGGAGGCTATTGAAGCCCAGTTAAGCCGTTATTGGCAGATATAG
- a CDS encoding extracellular solute-binding protein: MHRRSFLFGTSTLLISQMLVGCNASKQPQLTVQVLKGSIPGRILKEFQESLSQKAQLKFSPVVQLRQLFKQLRSLQKNEAAQKESEGFDISGLFGKSPAKNIDLLTLGDFWLQEAIEKELIQSLSREDLQNWSNLSPKWQDLVTRNNQGLVDKQGQIWAAPYRWGSTVIIYRKDKLKKFDWKIEDWSDLWREELKGRISLLNQPREVIGLTLKKLGKSYNSENLQSIKSLKEELQVLNQQVKFYNSTNYIEPLILGDTWLAVGWSNDIVSLVSRYPQLGVVVPNSGTALWADLWVQPKVTGKKDETQESLSNKWIDFCWKPQIAKQIAVLTKANSPIDTEIPASEIPKPLQNLLSANPEVFEKSEFLLPLSSSAVKEYDSLFREMKSS, from the coding sequence ATGCACAGACGCTCATTTTTGTTCGGAACATCTACACTTCTTATATCGCAAATGCTTGTAGGATGTAATGCTTCCAAACAGCCTCAATTAACAGTACAGGTACTCAAAGGTTCTATTCCGGGAAGAATACTTAAAGAATTTCAAGAAAGTTTATCTCAAAAAGCACAGCTGAAGTTTTCGCCGGTAGTGCAGTTGCGACAGTTATTCAAGCAATTGCGAAGCCTGCAAAAAAACGAAGCAGCACAAAAGGAATCTGAAGGTTTTGATATCTCTGGGTTATTTGGCAAATCTCCAGCCAAGAATATTGATTTACTTACTTTAGGAGATTTTTGGTTGCAAGAGGCTATTGAAAAAGAACTTATTCAATCATTATCCCGCGAAGACTTACAAAATTGGTCTAATTTATCCCCGAAATGGCAAGATTTGGTAACTCGTAACAATCAAGGTTTGGTAGATAAGCAAGGACAAATTTGGGCTGCACCTTACCGTTGGGGTAGTACGGTGATTATATATCGTAAGGATAAATTAAAAAAATTTGATTGGAAAATCGAAGATTGGAGCGATTTGTGGAGAGAAGAGCTAAAAGGACGAATTTCCTTACTCAACCAACCACGTGAAGTTATTGGATTAACGTTAAAAAAATTAGGGAAGTCTTATAACAGCGAAAATTTACAGTCAATAAAATCTTTAAAAGAAGAGTTACAGGTTTTAAATCAACAGGTAAAATTTTATAATTCAACTAACTACATCGAACCGTTAATTCTTGGAGATACTTGGTTAGCAGTAGGTTGGTCTAATGATATTGTGTCTTTAGTTTCTCGTTATCCGCAATTAGGCGTAGTCGTTCCGAATTCAGGAACTGCACTTTGGGCTGATTTATGGGTACAACCCAAAGTTACAGGTAAAAAGGATGAAACTCAAGAGAGTTTATCAAATAAATGGATTGATTTTTGCTGGAAACCTCAGATAGCAAAACAAATTGCAGTGCTTACTAAAGCTAATTCCCCGATTGATACAGAAATACCAGCATCTGAAATTCCCAAACCGTTGCAAAACTTGTTGTCTGCAAATCCTGAAGTTTTCGAGAAAAGCGAATTTTTACTTCCTTTATCTTCCTCAGCAGTTAAGGAGTATGATTCATTATTCAGGGAAATGAAAAGTAGCTAG
- a CDS encoding sulfite exporter TauE/SafE family protein — protein MESIIFLFTASLLAGIVNGVAGGGGLIAFPALLISGIPSINANATNATALWFGTVASTVAYRREFLSQRHLLLLLSSVSILGGIFGSYLLLHTSPAKFSALVPYLMLIATLLFIFSQPLMKFLNKRNQNSESIRLPLTVILPWQLAIATYGGYFGGGSGILMLALLNFTGLQNIHRINAYKSWLASCINAAAITHFAFADKIIWFEACIMAAGAIIGAYSSAYLARKLHPLWIRSFIIGVSLSMTCYFFIQQTNKI, from the coding sequence ATGGAATCAATAATTTTCTTATTCACCGCATCATTGCTTGCAGGAATTGTTAATGGTGTAGCTGGTGGTGGTGGTTTGATTGCTTTTCCTGCACTTTTAATATCGGGGATTCCTTCTATTAATGCAAATGCTACCAATGCAACAGCATTATGGTTTGGTACTGTTGCTAGTACTGTGGCTTATCGTCGGGAATTCTTGAGCCAACGTCATTTATTACTATTACTAAGTAGTGTCAGCATCCTGGGAGGTATTTTTGGCTCTTACTTACTTTTACATACATCCCCAGCTAAATTTTCCGCTTTAGTTCCATACTTAATGCTAATAGCAACGCTTTTATTTATCTTCAGTCAACCGCTGATGAAATTTTTAAATAAACGCAATCAAAATTCTGAATCAATTCGCTTGCCGTTAACTGTGATTTTGCCTTGGCAATTAGCTATTGCAACTTATGGAGGTTACTTTGGTGGTGGTAGTGGAATCTTGATGTTAGCTCTATTGAATTTTACTGGTTTGCAAAATATCCACAGAATAAATGCTTATAAATCTTGGTTAGCAAGCTGTATTAATGCAGCTGCTATTACCCATTTTGCTTTTGCCGATAAAATTATTTGGTTTGAAGCATGTATTATGGCTGCCGGTGCAATTATTGGTGCTTACAGTAGTGCTTATCTAGCTCGCAAACTACATCCATTGTGGATACGTAGTTTCATTATCGGAGTTAGTTTAAGTATGACTTGCTACTTTTTTATTCAACAGACAAATAAAATTTAG
- a CDS encoding trans-aconitate 2-methyltransferase — protein sequence MNKTSVSNNNSWNSSLYQDKHAFVWKYGENLLEILNPQPNETVLDLGCGTGQLTAKMAESGAEIIGIDSASEMIEKAQKNYPQLIFKVADARQIELPQPVDAVFSNAVLHWIPQADEVISSVNKSLKTGGRFIAEFGGKGNIESIVKALYAALEKIGVDASKLNPWYFPSIGEYAAKLENHGFEIVYSNLFYRPTLLQDDAGLSNWIKMFAGNFFKGLSAEEINQVINDVEKQLKPKLYRDGRWFADYRRIQVKAIKK from the coding sequence ATGAATAAAACATCAGTATCCAATAATAATAGTTGGAACAGTTCGCTGTACCAAGATAAACACGCTTTTGTCTGGAAATACGGCGAAAATTTATTAGAAATTCTTAACCCACAACCAAACGAAACAGTTTTAGATTTAGGATGTGGTACGGGACAATTAACAGCGAAAATGGCCGAATCGGGTGCCGAAATAATTGGAATTGATAGCGCATCTGAAATGATTGAAAAAGCGCAAAAAAATTATCCGCAACTAATATTTAAAGTTGCGGATGCTAGACAAATTGAATTACCACAACCCGTAGATGCTGTTTTTTCTAACGCTGTACTCCATTGGATTCCTCAAGCAGATGAAGTAATTAGCAGTGTTAATAAATCGCTTAAAACAGGTGGAAGATTTATCGCTGAATTTGGTGGCAAAGGAAATATTGAGTCAATTGTGAAAGCTTTGTACGCAGCATTAGAAAAAATTGGTGTTGATGCATCAAAATTAAATCCTTGGTATTTTCCTAGCATAGGTGAATATGCTGCAAAGTTAGAAAATCATGGTTTTGAAATTGTTTATAGCAATTTATTTTACCGTCCAACTTTATTACAAGACGATGCTGGTTTGAGTAATTGGATAAAAATGTTTGCTGGTAATTTCTTTAAGGGATTATCAGCAGAAGAAATTAATCAAGTAATTAATGATGTCGAAAAGCAGTTGAAACCAAAGCTATATCGAGATGGAAGATGGTTTGCTGATTATCGAAGGATTCAAGTTAAAGCAATAAAAAAGTGA
- a CDS encoding LysR family transcriptional regulator, with protein MELRHLRYFVTLAEELHFGRAAQRLHIAQPPLSQQIRQLENELGFELFHRTKRKVELTEAGKVFLVEVQRIFRQLEQAIFLGKQVSRGEIGQLVIGFVSSAAYNILPDILQNSRNSIPNVSLELHELTTDEQLRWLNLGRIDVGFVRPPVDQKKYESKIVFQESLIIAVPENHPLANQDKISLKSLINESFILFPRFLAPGLYDLIISFCQQVGFSPKLAQEAIQMQTIVSLVAAQIGVAIVPESLQNLQRRGVVYKYFVEETPKVSIAMIWRKNDVSVVLERFLEIF; from the coding sequence ATGGAACTAAGACATCTACGTTATTTCGTAACCTTGGCGGAGGAATTGCACTTCGGTAGGGCTGCCCAAAGACTACATATTGCTCAACCTCCGCTGAGTCAACAAATCCGTCAGCTAGAAAATGAGTTGGGTTTTGAATTATTTCACCGTACTAAACGTAAGGTGGAATTAACTGAAGCGGGAAAAGTGTTTCTAGTTGAAGTACAGCGAATATTTCGACAACTCGAACAAGCAATCTTTTTAGGAAAACAAGTTAGTCGGGGAGAAATCGGACAGTTGGTTATTGGGTTTGTCAGTTCTGCTGCGTATAATATTTTGCCCGATATCTTACAAAATTCTCGGAATAGCATTCCTAATGTAAGTTTGGAATTACACGAATTAACTACAGACGAACAATTACGCTGGTTAAATTTGGGTAGGATTGATGTTGGTTTTGTACGCCCACCAGTAGATCAAAAAAAATACGAATCAAAAATAGTTTTTCAAGAATCGTTGATAATTGCAGTACCAGAAAATCATCCTTTAGCGAATCAAGACAAAATCAGTTTGAAATCCTTAATTAATGAATCTTTTATCTTATTTCCTCGCTTTTTAGCTCCGGGGCTTTACGATTTAATTATTAGCTTTTGTCAGCAAGTTGGTTTTAGTCCGAAACTTGCTCAAGAAGCGATTCAAATGCAAACTATAGTAAGTTTGGTTGCTGCCCAAATAGGTGTTGCAATCGTTCCAGAATCGTTACAAAATCTACAACGCAGGGGAGTAGTTTATAAATATTTCGTAGAAGAAACGCCAAAAGTTAGTATTGCGATGATTTGGCGTAAAAATGATGTTTCGGTGGTTTTGGAGAGGTTTTTGGAGATATTTTAA
- a CDS encoding DUF1993 family protein produces MTISMYQACVPPLIHSLNNLVAILEKGAAHAEAKNIDPSVLINSRLYPDMFPLSKQVQIASDVARRGAARLAESEAPNIEDNETTFPELIARLQKTTSYLETLTPDVIDGSEEKSISLPVGKETMTFEGMPFLLYFILPNVYFHVTTAYDILRHCGVELGKRDFLGAPES; encoded by the coding sequence ATGACAATTTCGATGTATCAAGCTTGTGTACCTCCACTTATTCACTCGCTGAATAACCTCGTAGCGATTCTTGAAAAAGGTGCTGCTCATGCTGAAGCTAAAAATATAGACCCTTCTGTACTGATTAATAGCCGTTTGTATCCGGATATGTTCCCTTTAAGTAAGCAAGTTCAAATTGCTTCAGACGTTGCTAGAAGAGGTGCAGCAAGATTAGCGGAATCGGAAGCACCAAACATTGAAGATAATGAAACAACTTTTCCCGAACTAATTGCTCGTCTTCAAAAAACCACTTCTTACTTAGAAACTTTAACACCTGATGTCATTGATGGCTCGGAGGAAAAATCGATTTCTCTTCCAGTTGGTAAAGAGACTATGACGTTTGAAGGAATGCCTTTTTTACTTTACTTTATTCTGCCCAACGTCTATTTTCATGTCACCACTGCTTATGACATTCTCAGACATTGTGGAGTAGAGCTAGGTAAAAGAGATTTTCTCGGAGCACCTGAGTCTTAG
- a CDS encoding DUF433 domain-containing protein — translation MKTLTRITFNPEVMGGKPCIRGMRVTVGTIVGLMACGHTPEDILKAYPYLESEDIYEALSYAAWRTEEVEVPIAIS, via the coding sequence ATGAAAACATTAACTAGAATTACCTTTAACCCAGAAGTAATGGGAGGTAAACCTTGTATTCGAGGAATGCGCGTCACTGTGGGTACAATTGTTGGCTTGATGGCTTGCGGACATACTCCAGAAGATATCCTCAAAGCTTATCCCTATTTAGAATCTGAGGATATTTACGAAGCACTTTCTTACGCTGCATGGCGTACAGAAGAGGTAGAAGTACCTATTGCTATTTCATGA